The Leptidea sinapis chromosome 27, ilLepSina1.1, whole genome shotgun sequence nucleotide sequence taaaccaagatgttttagatgtggtcaaggacatagtggtgataactgctctgttcaagatgattttatatcttgttgtttatgtaaaggttcccatattgcaactgataaaaaatgtttagaatatgaaagacaaagagctataaaggaatcaatggctaaaaactgtatttcctattcagaagcttcaaagatacatccatctgtctctcgaatttcatatgcagatacattactctcatcacctaacatcactcctaatacttttccaacccagcatcaacattcaacacctaaaactataaacaatacttcatataaaaaaactgtttttgttaaaccaaagcctccacctacacttagcaaaggatatgacaaatctgctcaccaagaaattttaagggattttaatattccccaaccctctaatggatgtgcattaattaacaaagaaaatgaaaatcctttggaatcctcagtaattgatttaattatttatcttataaaatctcttagtcaatcgaatgaattttcaccgtccaacgctgccttattagtttctgcaattactcaaatttataaaccaaataatggacaaagttcttcaatggaattgtcaaagcatcactcctaaaaaaagtgatcttatttatttattaaataaatataaaccttatatctgtgctcttcaagagacatggttgaaaccaggatctttgtttaagattcgtggttattcatgtctcagagaagatcgtgtggatgggcatggcggagtagccatgcttgtgaaacaccctctttccttttctctcttctctattccttctcacagtaatgatttttctattattgctgctttagttgaaaatatctgttatgtatctatttatatacctcatccttcttctgcaatcttaaatgaaatcaaagatattatttccattcttccgaagccttttatgatccttggtgattttaactgtcgccatgaatcctggggttacttatcttctaatagttatggtaacacattaatagatatatttgattcagtgaatttgtgtatattaaatgatggtcgtcctacacgacgttctcatcctgacgagggcccaagtgctccagatttaacagtcactacacctaatcttgcttcttctttgtcctgggatccattacgatctacttttggtagtgatcacttcccactattattatcatttccaacctgcaataataacaataaagtattacataaaacttattctcctcgtttaaaatataagcttaatgatgttgattgggatttatataaagatctaataaaaaacaaaattgttacacttccaaaaattaatccaggtacagaatctcagtgtgcagattctttagcaagaatctttattgaggttgccaatgagatatttccaagtaaaaatagctctttgggttttattccttctcctccttggtgggataacgaatgtactgtggcagtaaagagaagaaaatatgctgaaattacatactgtcaatgttccactgatgagaattttgaaattcttacaaagagtatgtcagaaacttcaaaatttctaaagaaaaagaaatttgatggctggaaaaatttctgctattcaatatcacctgatgtcaaaccatctcttgtatggcaaaatataagaaggtttagatctgcatacaaagattcatccccaaaatcaatcccttttcatttagttaatagctttttagataaattggctccacctttcgttcctgaagacttaataattggttaccctgtaataaatataaataatgataactgttttggtttaaacagtatattttctctcactgaactaaaaggtgtattgtctcatgttaaggattctgctcctggactggacggtattccgtattcctttatctctcatttagatgatgatgctttattttattatttatctcttataaattccatagtgacatctggtaacatcccctccacgtggaaacgtcaagaaataattcccgtactgaaacctaataggtgttcttcagaccattctgcctatcgcccaatcgcactttcttctgttttgatgaaaattacagaacatcttataaaaaatcgtttagaatggtAACAAACCagcataacggtctattatgtgaatcccaattcggcttcagacgtgggaaaagtactattgatagcttaagtatattcatttctgatattcaattatcattttcaaataataaatcagtaatagctgcgttcttagatataaattgtgcctatgataatgtcgtaataagtattttaaagagtaagcttttacaacttaatatacctctgctattaacaaattttatcataaacatgctttccgaaagatacataatcctgaaactagatgacaggaagtcaattactcgacttgtttcaaagggcctcccccagggatcagtacttagcccaatattgtataatatttatacacacgatttaaaatcatcacttaattgtgtaaatgttcttcagtatgctgatgatctattaatttactgtcgtgatatttctattgaaaaagctagttcttctataacacaaccgctgataaatttaaaaacttggttggacttaaacggccttgatctatcacctgaaaaaagtacaatagttttattcacgagatcaagaactcctcctcctatttctatattttatgaggattatcagattccagttaaagataatgttaagtttttgggaattgtcttagattcgaaactaactggtatcccacattgtgattacctaaatgctaaatgtgagcgtactcttaatattttaagatgtctgtcaggtgtttggtggggtgcgcaccctttttgcatgaaattgttatataatgctcttataagaagtatattagattatggtacattcttgctggagcctggtagtgttaaggcatttaaaaaactagatctcatacagtccaaagctttacgagtagtttctggtgctatgcggtcaagtcctatcaatactcttcaagtagaatgtggtgatcctccactacatctacgtcgtcaatatttagcagacaaatttatattctgatcttttcagtttcttaaccactctctttataacaaacttcagaaactttctcattatatagattcatctgcatattggtcaaataaaaaaccaccttgtctaatcaatagttttaagaaatttatcaacataaaagctcctattcatcgatccattaattatcctcttttcagtactagctttgaagcattaatgttgcttccagaaattaattttaactcagatttaaataagcacgatattagtacaaatttttcgtttaatcttcttaaaaatactgtttgggttgattaccatcatatttacacagacgcgtctaaacattcctcctcggatcccgttggtgtaggtgtctatcacgctcaatttaaaatatcacagaaaattaaactacctccggaaacatcggtgtttactggggaatgttatggtatttttaaggctattgagtatattattctatttaaacttccaaaaacaataattttctctgattcaaaaagtgccttacagtctctcaataggttcccatttaaatcaaaaaacatttcttctgttgtcatagaattaagaaatctattaaataaatgcaatcactttggtctttctgtgttgtttttatggatccccagccatagcgacattcctggtaatataaaagcagaccaactagctaatgaagccgtggtcgatggcgacattttcccttataaagttttttgccaggatctaggtgctcttcctatagttcaccttcaggattgttTGAATAGGctttggactgaaactggtcaatcaaaaggcaggaaatattttaaccttcagccacttatttcatttaaaccatggtttttccgtgccaaatgcaataagttagtatgttcttctatcataagaatgcgtttgggtcatgtttgcactcctgttcatcttaatagattaggcattgtatctactgacatgtgtgaatgtgaatccgataaatgtgatctagatcacattttcttttcatgttctctatacgaccgctcctcattcctgaatgatctaatatctcttaatgttccctttcctacctgtatatcctgtctaattatgtatccatgtaaatattataaaatattgtcatctttcattcttcagaatcatattaatgtttaaatatttgtaatgttgtgtaagtagcaagtatatatgtatatttatgaaatttttaatatccgtttcaatcctcttttacttatctgatcctttcccgtgttccgtatccttttttaacttagtttcccaatcttttaatttacgttattggcaaaaagtaaacgctattgccaaaaggaaaaaaaaaaaaaaaatatatgtttaggATTAATAAGATTCTCTCCCAGGCTATTTAGCGAATTAAACTTTGATaatttgttttcatctttagaTCTAAGCATTCAATATGAAACCTAATGTTGCTGCTGATGAAATGTTTCCCGAAGGCGTTGGTCCTTACATGGATTTAGAAGAAGTATGTATCACACGTTTATTTTCGTGCGCACTAGTAAAACGTAATTTTGGGATGAACATTTTAAGTATTCCATTGCATTTGCACAGCCATACAAAATTCGAATTTTGTTGTTATCTTTTATATGATGTAAACAGCCGAAGTACCTGATGGCAATTAGTTACCATATCATGTACTTAcctatacaaaataaaagccGCTAAgaactatttttatttgacattttattcATTCACGGATAAACCatgtataaaaacatttatgttaTGAATTTGACAAGACatgtttattacaatattatatattttatttcaggctGGGGGACCCTCTAATCTCTTGTTAGACTTAGCTGCAAACGAGAAAGCTGTACATGGAGACTTTTTCAATGGTAAATTTATCCAATTCTCGATAAGGTATTGCTTAACATGTACTTACATCCACTTGTGTCTCAGAACATCTACAATCTGCCACATCTTACACTAAGACCATGGGTTGAAATAACATGCATTACATTTATTGATCCTACAGTTTGAGTGATGTGAACTTAGAGGATATGATGTTATGTGTTCATTCTTAGTTATTGTAAAACAAATCTGTATCAGAAACAGTTGCTATCTGCAAACAAGTTAGAACATCTGTAttcaactttaattttttttgtcacACTTAATTTAAACTGAATTTGTCTAAATCCACCAACTTTGTAGCAGCAATAGAGGTACTCCCTTTGCTTTGTGCATGGAAACATTTGAGCCCAtatgattaaaaaatggctAATCTTTAAGGCAATATTTTTGCCTCTTTATATATATCTGTTATAATAGTAAATGTTCATAAATATCTAAATATGGCTAAAGTAAACAATGAAATAGTTACTCAAAGTCTACTCAGAGACCTATATGTTGTCTTTGAGACATTGGGGAATTgaagatcctcctatggctattcacagcaattgtgagaccaacaatcacatacgcctccattgtgtggtggaacaaagccagccagaaaacaactgcagacagactaaatagcctgcagagacttgcctgtatgttggtaaccggtgccatgacgtctactcctggtgcggccattgaagcaatgctaaacctaccgcctcttccactgttcatacagcaagaggcgaaggcaagcatgctgagagcaatcgcccaggggggttcatgtaactggatgtcgtaAACGCTTAGGACTTTAGCAGACGCAGTTCTGTGAGACCACAaattaggcatgttacctgatcagatgattccacaattaatctctgttaaacactatatcgtggaactaccttccagggatgactggatgaacaacaaagtcatgtggaaggacgggagcctcatgtggttcaccgatggtCCAAAATGGAAATTGAAGttggctgtggggtctatggagaacaccccaggtttaaatccagcacaaacctggggaactttacctccatatttcaagcagaggtgtatGCCATCTTGaaatgcgcggaaaccaatatccaaaaaggctacttcaatcataacatatacattcactctgatagtcaggcagcattgttggctttagacgctgacttgacgacgtctaagttagtcaataattgcgttgaatgcctgaattcattaggcatgaaaaacagagtgattctcagatgcgTCCCAGGGCATGCcagaatcataggcaatgaaatggccgatgagcttgcaagagctggggctaaagcagtccaatatggtccggaacccatttgtggactgcctaagagcgccatctgacacaccctgagtaaccaatgtaaacaagaagcacttaaatgCTGGAACAACTcaacaggtttaaaccactctaaagcacagtaagggcattcaacagtagctatgcgaatgaagccctatctttgaacaggaaaaatctatgcatactcactaggatgctaaccgggcactgtcgcctaaacaagcacctcagtgtggtcggcatcaaaagcgacaaaacttgcaggttctgccttgaggatgatgaaatgcctattcatctactctgcaactgcggcccactaatgcataagcgtaacacaatctttggcgactacttcgtgccaccagatagtgtttgcaacatttgtgtcaaggaactactgcggttcgtaaaggcggcagggcttgacgacgagctttagtatgagtggcgaacacaatagttcaattttggatgcggtgttactaggaatctttaGGACTAACTATACTGGTAATTAATGACTGACTATAAGAAGTGTAGCTGAATTTACTAGTACTACTCATCACGCAAAAAGGCTGATTACATGATAATAATCACAAATCACACATTGTATTTGGTCCTTCATGGCccttttgagaaaaataaatgttaactGTATCAAATACTTATCTGCAATGATTTGAAACCTGTAtgaaaaataatctaaaatagTACATCAACAAACCTAATAACAACATCTAAGTACATTATGTCAGagtaatgaaattttaaatgttcTTGCTATTTAACCAAAAAATTCATCAACCACACTACCATATCATTTATGACCATAATTTAACAATTCTGATCAAGTTGGCAAATCACTGTAGACAATTACTCAGGCGACTGTTTTTTTCTCTCAAAACCGAAGTTAGCAACTAAGCATACTAAACAGATTTGTTTGTTCAGTTGGCAACATGAGCTTAGTGAAAAATCTAAACAGTACTGCAAGTTCTATCAGTTTCAATATGTTTTCCTATTTTCATTCAATTATGAATTTAGAGATTATTACTAATTTTAgtcagttgtctagcagcaagataGTCTATCTGtacatataaatgatttaaggttGGAGATATATAACAGGGCGGCTGTCCTTGTCCATTAGCGGCTACCCCAGGCAATGCTTAGAGAACAAGTCTGCAATATGATCCTATTTTCCAAATTTTACTAACCAAAAGAATGAAAATAAGGCTGCGCCAAAGACCCTGAGGGGATGGGCCCCCTGAAAACGCGCTTTGAAAATGTCACGAAATTTCGGATtagctgaaataataataaaaatgtaacttttacgcaaaaaccaatgtaaaaacacagttacaattaacaCACATTTTAATCCTTATAAAGTGTTAGCTATGTTcaagattatattatttcattttaaaagaaaaatataatgttttgtataAGGCCACATCTTTCAAGGTCTGAACGGAACTGCAAAAATGTGCCTGAAGACAATATAAGCACACTTTCTTCCTAGTTGCGTCAGCTGCCACTGTCCGAATTCGTTTCTAAATTCTAGGTTACCtatttgtttacattgctgcttctTGACCAAGATAttacaactggagtaaatgcagcaatgtatagatatagcagtcaaaGCTTAAGATGGTGTAATTGGttgcatgttccatatttcagctttgattttatacaatgtgatatgtctatatgtaaataatacatAGGCGGTAACAGTTACATAAGGTACTGTGGCTATAGAatctaaactataataaattatcacaTATACCTCTAATTTCACCAAGTCTAATTTGGAACTTACCCTtccaatacaaaagtaattccAATAGTAAAGTACTGTTCAAAGGCTGTCAAGGTTCAGcatgtttataaaaaatattttcgtgATTTTACAAATAGTGTTGTTTTTACTTGGAATTCTGCCTCTGATTTACACAGACACACCTTCACACTCACTCATAAAGACATTCCCTTCTACACAAAACCGAATGAAGCATATAGAACTCTGATGCATAAAGGTGTTTTCTTTTAAGTGTTATAAAAATCGTGGCAGCAATGATCACATTCTAGTCGTCGACTCGTCCAGCACCTAATATTGGTGTATTATAATCTCATCACATTAAAACTTTCATTGTATACCTACTTCATATACCTACttatgtcatatttttttttcagattttgaAGATTTATTTGATGACGATGATTTAAAATAAGACCAGTTCTATGAAATTATTTGTGAATATTGTAAAGTATTAATAAGTGTGAGTATATAAGCGGTGGTTTTAGGTACAATAAAAGCTTTTCTTTTCCTTGatgtcttttatttttttttctcttcatTAAAAATCACAAGTATGAGTGTTCtcaaaatagaattatttttaaattgaatgtaCATGGCctgctaatattatttttgataaattgttaaacattttattttgtcaatatattattatatttctgcAGAAACTGTAAAACAATAAGTAAAACCCAAAATGGACatcctaaattatttttaagttgtgTTGGttagaaaaattatgatttacataatatactaaattgttagaatttttttatatataacaaagAGATAAATAACACAATACATACTATGGaacataatacatttttaataattatttagtcttattttaatgtatctatCAACCTAAATGCaatcataaaatacaaaaatactccCTGTTATAATGATATTAGACAATTTGAATAAATTCATCACAATGTTCactgattattatttacactgtttattttttttttaaataagaattcaCATTATTACTGCACGTAATATA carries:
- the LOC126972890 gene encoding COP9 signalosome complex subunit 9; protein product: MKPNVAADEMFPEGVGPYMDLEEAGGPSNLLLDLAANEKAVHGDFFNDFEDLFDDDDLK